A stretch of Chitinophaga caeni DNA encodes these proteins:
- a CDS encoding alpha/beta hydrolase: MAVASKRLFIRITLIAVLLYVLGGLGLYFYQEKIIFHPKVLQDDFKFRFNQPFEEITIPVNDHEQLSAVLFKADSAKGIVLYFHGNANNISAYAKYAGNFTRKGYDVLMMDYRGFGKSRGKLTQQGMFDDALVMYRLARKRFEPGQIIIYGKSIGTAVATELASIRDCKRLILETPYYSIPDIAGTYGAVYPLNWILKFPLPTYQYLPKVTAPINIFHGTADDVVPYESGKKLAALFKNPADEFITVPGGKHNDLAGFPVFLEKLDSLLEQ, encoded by the coding sequence ATGGCCGTAGCATCAAAGAGATTATTTATCAGGATTACGCTAATCGCGGTATTATTATATGTACTGGGGGGCCTGGGCTTATATTTTTACCAGGAAAAAATCATCTTTCACCCGAAGGTGCTGCAAGATGATTTTAAGTTCCGGTTCAACCAACCATTCGAAGAAATAACGATCCCAGTAAACGACCATGAACAACTTAGCGCCGTTTTGTTCAAAGCCGATTCCGCGAAGGGGATCGTACTGTATTTTCATGGTAATGCGAACAATATTTCTGCCTACGCGAAATACGCCGGCAACTTTACAAGAAAAGGCTATGACGTGTTGATGATGGATTACCGCGGTTTCGGTAAAAGCAGGGGGAAATTAACGCAGCAAGGGATGTTTGATGATGCATTGGTCATGTACCGGTTGGCAAGAAAAAGGTTTGAACCCGGGCAAATCATCATTTATGGGAAATCCATAGGAACCGCCGTGGCTACCGAATTGGCGAGCATCCGGGATTGTAAAAGATTGATCTTGGAAACACCGTATTACAGCATACCTGATATTGCCGGTACCTACGGAGCTGTTTATCCCTTGAATTGGATATTGAAATTTCCTTTGCCTACATATCAATATTTACCAAAGGTTACTGCCCCGATCAATATATTCCATGGCACTGCCGATGATGTGGTACCTTATGAATCCGGTAAGAAATTGGCAGCATTATTTAAAAATCCCGCCGATGAATTTATAACAGTTCCCGGTGGTAAACATAATGACCTGGCAGGTTTCCCGGTGTTTTTAGAAAAATTGGATTCATTGTTGGAACAATGA
- a CDS encoding HesA/MoeB/ThiF family protein: protein MALTEKEILRYKHPMGVPGMGIDMQEGLKAARILVVGAGGLGSPILQYLSASGVGVLGIADFGVVMEEDLHRMPLYQMQDIRKHKAKMAASRLWGLNPFTKHYPFLLQVHPGNVGDLIENFDLVLDCSQDAATHLVINDACIIKDKPFIIAEVHNWMSWFGGFNLPLKDNERTASYRCNQELIDEYRNFDAGALGTTHGATAILLANEILKWIAGVSTFAGKLFTYDFLHNTQQIIELSPDMARLEAVRVVGILTAEAYGMELVPEIDD from the coding sequence ATGGCTTTAACAGAGAAAGAAATATTAAGATACAAACACCCGATGGGCGTACCCGGTATGGGCATCGATATGCAGGAAGGCTTAAAAGCAGCCAGGATTTTGGTTGTAGGCGCCGGTGGATTGGGTAGCCCTATTTTACAATACCTCAGCGCTTCCGGCGTTGGTGTACTTGGAATTGCAGATTTCGGCGTAGTGATGGAAGAAGATTTGCACCGCATGCCGCTCTACCAAATGCAGGATATCCGCAAGCATAAAGCTAAAATGGCAGCAAGCCGCTTATGGGGATTGAACCCGTTCACGAAACATTACCCTTTTTTATTGCAGGTACACCCGGGGAACGTGGGCGACTTAATCGAAAATTTCGACCTGGTTTTGGATTGCTCCCAGGATGCAGCCACGCATTTAGTGATCAATGATGCTTGTATTATAAAGGATAAACCTTTCATCATCGCGGAAGTACATAACTGGATGTCTTGGTTCGGCGGGTTTAATTTACCGTTAAAAGATAATGAAAGAACAGCCAGCTACCGTTGCAACCAAGAATTGATCGATGAATACCGCAATTTTGACGCAGGTGCCTTGGGAACAACGCATGGTGCCACAGCGATATTGTTGGCTAATGAAATCCTCAAATGGATCGCCGGGGTTTCCACATTCGCCGGAAAGCTCTTTACCTACGATTTCCTGCATAATACCCAGCAAATCATCGAGCTTAGTCCTGATATGGCGCGCCTGGAAGCAGTAAGGGTGGTTGGTATCTTGACAGCCGAAGCCTACGGTATGGAATTAGTACCTGAAATAGACGATTAA